From a region of the Hippopotamus amphibius kiboko isolate mHipAmp2 chromosome 3, mHipAmp2.hap2, whole genome shotgun sequence genome:
- the C3H11orf68 gene encoding UPF0696 protein C11orf68 homolog isoform X1, producing MAAAAAAAVAGAGRGGGGAEPRQERSRARGWAGAERSEGRRMEPGEELEDEDSPGGREDGFTAEHLAAEAMAADMDPWLVFDARITPAAELDAWLAKYPPSQVTRYGDPGSPNSEPVGWIAAYGQGYVPNSGDVQGLQAAWEALQTSGRPITPGTLRQLAITHQVLSGKWLIHLAPGFKLDHAWAGIARAVVEGRLQVAKVSPRAKEGGRQVICVYTDDFTDRLGVLEADAAIRAAGVKCLLTYKPDVYTYLGIYRANRWHLCPTLYESRFQLGGSARGSRVLDRANNVELT from the exons atggcggcggcggcggcggcagccgtggcgggggcggggcgcggcggcggcggcgcagaGCCCCGGCAGGAGCGGAGCCGGGCCCGGGGCTGGGCCGGCGCAGAGCGCAGCGAAGGCCGGAG GATGGAACCAGGTGAGGAGCTGGAGGACGAGGATTCTCCGGGTGGTCGTGAAGATGGCTTCACTGCTGAGCACCTGGCTGCAGAGGCCATGGCGGCTGACATGGACCCCTGGCTGGTGTTTGATGCCCGCATCACACCTGCCGCGGAGCTGGATGCCTGGTTGGCCAAGTACCCACCATCCCAAGTTACCCGCTACGGGGACCCTGGCTCGCCCAACTCTGAGCCCGTGGGCTGGATTGCAGCATACGGGCAGGGCTACGTCCCCAATTCGGGGGATGTGCAGGGCCTGCAGGCAGCCTGGGAGGCTCTGCAGACCAGCGGGCGGCCCATCACGCCAGGTACCCTGCGCCAGCTGGCCATCACCCACCAGGTGCTCTCGGGCAAATGGCTGATACACCTGGCACCTGGGTTCAAGCTGGACCACGCCTGGGCTGGCATTGCTCGGGCCGTGGTCGAGGGCCGGCTTCAGGTGGCCAAGGTGAGCCCACGGGCCAAGGAGGGTGGGCGGCAGGTCATCTGTGTTTATACAGACGACTTCACGGACCGCTTGGGTGTACTGGAGGCAGATGCAGCCATCCGTGCAGCAGGTGTTAAGTGTCTGCTCACCTACAAGCCTGACGTCTATACCTACCTGGGCATCTACCGGGCCAACCGCTGGCACCTCTGCCCCACTCTGTATGAGAGCCGTTTCCAGTTGGGGGGCAGTGCCCGTGGCTCCCGTGTGCTGGACCGTGCCAACAATGTGGAACTGACCTAG
- the C3H11orf68 gene encoding UPF0696 protein C11orf68 homolog isoform X2 — protein sequence MEPGEELEDEDSPGGREDGFTAEHLAAEAMAADMDPWLVFDARITPAAELDAWLAKYPPSQVTRYGDPGSPNSEPVGWIAAYGQGYVPNSGDVQGLQAAWEALQTSGRPITPGTLRQLAITHQVLSGKWLIHLAPGFKLDHAWAGIARAVVEGRLQVAKVSPRAKEGGRQVICVYTDDFTDRLGVLEADAAIRAAGVKCLLTYKPDVYTYLGIYRANRWHLCPTLYESRFQLGGSARGSRVLDRANNVELT from the coding sequence ATGGAACCAGGTGAGGAGCTGGAGGACGAGGATTCTCCGGGTGGTCGTGAAGATGGCTTCACTGCTGAGCACCTGGCTGCAGAGGCCATGGCGGCTGACATGGACCCCTGGCTGGTGTTTGATGCCCGCATCACACCTGCCGCGGAGCTGGATGCCTGGTTGGCCAAGTACCCACCATCCCAAGTTACCCGCTACGGGGACCCTGGCTCGCCCAACTCTGAGCCCGTGGGCTGGATTGCAGCATACGGGCAGGGCTACGTCCCCAATTCGGGGGATGTGCAGGGCCTGCAGGCAGCCTGGGAGGCTCTGCAGACCAGCGGGCGGCCCATCACGCCAGGTACCCTGCGCCAGCTGGCCATCACCCACCAGGTGCTCTCGGGCAAATGGCTGATACACCTGGCACCTGGGTTCAAGCTGGACCACGCCTGGGCTGGCATTGCTCGGGCCGTGGTCGAGGGCCGGCTTCAGGTGGCCAAGGTGAGCCCACGGGCCAAGGAGGGTGGGCGGCAGGTCATCTGTGTTTATACAGACGACTTCACGGACCGCTTGGGTGTACTGGAGGCAGATGCAGCCATCCGTGCAGCAGGTGTTAAGTGTCTGCTCACCTACAAGCCTGACGTCTATACCTACCTGGGCATCTACCGGGCCAACCGCTGGCACCTCTGCCCCACTCTGTATGAGAGCCGTTTCCAGTTGGGGGGCAGTGCCCGTGGCTCCCGTGTGCTGGACCGTGCCAACAATGTGGAACTGACCTAG
- the DRAP1 gene encoding dr1-associated corepressor isoform X4, whose amino-acid sequence MPSKKKKYNARFPPARIKKIMQTDEEIGKVAAAVPVIISRALELFLESLLKKACQVTQSRNAKTMTTSHLKQCIELEQQFDFLKDLVASVPDMQGDGEDNHMDGDKGPRRMSLRIQILTGKRRHHRPHPRPATPLPTFRAPRHPSCPSPRLCLCLPHPPAPQHLTQRMKRIMTPSALCPPGPTPF is encoded by the exons ATGCCGAGCAAGAAGAAGAAGTACAACGCGCGGTTCCCGCCG gcacgGATCAAGAAGATCATGCAGACGGATGAAGAGATTGGGAAGGTGGCGGCGGCTGTGCCTGTCATCATCT CTCGGGCGCTCGAGCTTTTCTTGGAGTCCCTGTTGAAGAAGGCCTGCCAAGTGACCCAGTCCCGAAACGCCAAGACCATGACCACATCCCACCT GAAGCAGTGCATTGAGCTGGAGCAGCAGTTTGACTTCTTGAAGGACCTGGTGGCATCAGTGCCTGACATGCAGGGGGACGGGGAAGACAACCACATGGATGGGGACAAGGGTCCCCGCAG GATGAGTCTGAGGATACAGATACTGACGGGGAAGAGGAGACAccacaggccccaccccaggccagccACCCCCCTGCCCACTTTCAGAG CCCCCCGACACCCTTCATGCCCTTCACCTCgactctgcctctgcctcccgcACCCCCCGGCCCCTCAGCACCTGACGCAGAGGATGAAGAGGATTATGACTCCTAGCGCCCTctgccccccaggccccaccccctttTAG
- the DRAP1 gene encoding dr1-associated corepressor isoform X1: protein MPSKKKKYNARFPPARIKKIMQTDEEIGKVAAAVPVIISRALELFLESLLKKACQVTQSRNAKTMTTSHLKQCIELEQQFDFLKDLVASVPDMQGDGEDNHMDGDKGPRRGRKPGSSNRKNGGMGSKGKDKKLSGTDSEQEDESEDTDTDGEEETPQAPPQASHPPAHFQRALWPSHPSTSFPTRSTDQEPWWAGQQLTEGRCWRPQFCQGRTRGADGRKAGQSGGGPEPAGASAAGRQPVSLCCVTLGRFPPFSEWPLPVSLMETTLLTLGCCRGTDGTSNRNKS from the exons ATGCCGAGCAAGAAGAAGAAGTACAACGCGCGGTTCCCGCCG gcacgGATCAAGAAGATCATGCAGACGGATGAAGAGATTGGGAAGGTGGCGGCGGCTGTGCCTGTCATCATCT CTCGGGCGCTCGAGCTTTTCTTGGAGTCCCTGTTGAAGAAGGCCTGCCAAGTGACCCAGTCCCGAAACGCCAAGACCATGACCACATCCCACCT GAAGCAGTGCATTGAGCTGGAGCAGCAGTTTGACTTCTTGAAGGACCTGGTGGCATCAGTGCCTGACATGCAGGGGGACGGGGAAGACAACCACATGGATGGGGACAAGGGTCCCCGCAG GGGCCGGAAGCCAGGCAGCAGCAACCGGAAGAATGGTGGGATGGGAAGCAAGGGCAAGGACAAGAAGCTGTCCGGGACGGACtcagagcaggag GATGAGTCTGAGGATACAGATACTGACGGGGAAGAGGAGACAccacaggccccaccccaggccagccACCCCCCTGCCCACTTTCAGAG GGCTTTGTGGCCTTCCCATCCATCCACCTCCTTCCCCACACGGAGCACGGACCAGGAGCCATGGTGGGCTGGGCAGCAGCTGACTGAAGGGAGATGCTGGAGGCCACAGTTCTGCCAGGGCAGGACTAGGGGTGCTGATGGAAGGAAGGCGGGTCAGAGTGGTGGAGGGCCTGAGCCAGCTGGTGCCAGTGCTGCTGGGAGACAGCCTGTCTCATtatgctgtgtgaccctgggcaggttcCCACCCTTCTCTGAGTggcctctgcctgtctctctgaTGGAGACCACTCTGCTCACTCTGGGCTGCTGCAGAGGGACAGATGGGACAAGTAACAGGAACAAGTCTTGA
- the DRAP1 gene encoding dr1-associated corepressor isoform X5 encodes MPSKKKKYNARFPPARIKKIMQTDEEIGKVAAAVPVIISRALELFLESLLKKACQVTQSRNAKTMTTSHLKQCIELEQQFDFLKDLVASVPDMQGDGEDNHMDGDKGPRRMSLRIQILTGKRRHHRPHPRPATPLPTFRGLCGLPIHPPPSPHGARTRSHGGLGSS; translated from the exons ATGCCGAGCAAGAAGAAGAAGTACAACGCGCGGTTCCCGCCG gcacgGATCAAGAAGATCATGCAGACGGATGAAGAGATTGGGAAGGTGGCGGCGGCTGTGCCTGTCATCATCT CTCGGGCGCTCGAGCTTTTCTTGGAGTCCCTGTTGAAGAAGGCCTGCCAAGTGACCCAGTCCCGAAACGCCAAGACCATGACCACATCCCACCT GAAGCAGTGCATTGAGCTGGAGCAGCAGTTTGACTTCTTGAAGGACCTGGTGGCATCAGTGCCTGACATGCAGGGGGACGGGGAAGACAACCACATGGATGGGGACAAGGGTCCCCGCAG GATGAGTCTGAGGATACAGATACTGACGGGGAAGAGGAGACAccacaggccccaccccaggccagccACCCCCCTGCCCACTTTCAGAG GGCTTTGTGGCCTTCCCATCCATCCACCTCCTTCCCCACACGGAGCACGGACCAGGAGCCATGGTGGGCTGGGCAGCAGCTGA
- the DRAP1 gene encoding dr1-associated corepressor isoform X3, translating to MPSKKKKYNARFPPARIKKIMQTDEEIGKVAAAVPVIISRALELFLESLLKKACQVTQSRNAKTMTTSHLKQCIELEQQFDFLKDLVASVPDMQGDGEDNHMDGDKGPRRGRKPGSSNRKNGGMGSKGKDKKLSGTDSEQEDESEDTDTDGEEETPQAPPQASHPPAHFQSPPTPFMPFTSTLPLPPAPPGPSAPDAEDEEDYDS from the exons ATGCCGAGCAAGAAGAAGAAGTACAACGCGCGGTTCCCGCCG gcacgGATCAAGAAGATCATGCAGACGGATGAAGAGATTGGGAAGGTGGCGGCGGCTGTGCCTGTCATCATCT CTCGGGCGCTCGAGCTTTTCTTGGAGTCCCTGTTGAAGAAGGCCTGCCAAGTGACCCAGTCCCGAAACGCCAAGACCATGACCACATCCCACCT GAAGCAGTGCATTGAGCTGGAGCAGCAGTTTGACTTCTTGAAGGACCTGGTGGCATCAGTGCCTGACATGCAGGGGGACGGGGAAGACAACCACATGGATGGGGACAAGGGTCCCCGCAG GGGCCGGAAGCCAGGCAGCAGCAACCGGAAGAATGGTGGGATGGGAAGCAAGGGCAAGGACAAGAAGCTGTCCGGGACGGACtcagagcaggag GATGAGTCTGAGGATACAGATACTGACGGGGAAGAGGAGACAccacaggccccaccccaggccagccACCCCCCTGCCCACTTTCAGAG CCCCCCGACACCCTTCATGCCCTTCACCTCgactctgcctctgcctcccgcACCCCCCGGCCCCTCAGCACCTGACGCAGAGGATGAAGAGGATTATGACTCCTAG
- the DRAP1 gene encoding dr1-associated corepressor isoform X2, with translation MTTSHLKQCIELEQQFDFLKDLVASVPDMQGDGEDNHMDGDKGPRRGRKPGSSNRKNGGMGSKGKDKKLSGTDSEQEDESEDTDTDGEEETPQAPPQASHPPAHFQRALWPSHPSTSFPTRSTDQEPWWAGQQLTEGRCWRPQFCQGRTRGADGRKAGQSGGGPEPAGASAAGRQPVSLCCVTLGRFPPFSEWPLPVSLMETTLLTLGCCRGTDGTSNRNKS, from the exons ATGACCACATCCCACCT GAAGCAGTGCATTGAGCTGGAGCAGCAGTTTGACTTCTTGAAGGACCTGGTGGCATCAGTGCCTGACATGCAGGGGGACGGGGAAGACAACCACATGGATGGGGACAAGGGTCCCCGCAG GGGCCGGAAGCCAGGCAGCAGCAACCGGAAGAATGGTGGGATGGGAAGCAAGGGCAAGGACAAGAAGCTGTCCGGGACGGACtcagagcaggag GATGAGTCTGAGGATACAGATACTGACGGGGAAGAGGAGACAccacaggccccaccccaggccagccACCCCCCTGCCCACTTTCAGAG GGCTTTGTGGCCTTCCCATCCATCCACCTCCTTCCCCACACGGAGCACGGACCAGGAGCCATGGTGGGCTGGGCAGCAGCTGACTGAAGGGAGATGCTGGAGGCCACAGTTCTGCCAGGGCAGGACTAGGGGTGCTGATGGAAGGAAGGCGGGTCAGAGTGGTGGAGGGCCTGAGCCAGCTGGTGCCAGTGCTGCTGGGAGACAGCCTGTCTCATtatgctgtgtgaccctgggcaggttcCCACCCTTCTCTGAGTggcctctgcctgtctctctgaTGGAGACCACTCTGCTCACTCTGGGCTGCTGCAGAGGGACAGATGGGACAAGTAACAGGAACAAGTCTTGA